The following nucleotide sequence is from Zingiber officinale cultivar Zhangliang chromosome 10A, Zo_v1.1, whole genome shotgun sequence.
ggagagagaaagtatgatgagaaagaacaatgagagagaatgaaatgaaagaaaaattgaacaaatatattaatgaTATTTTCGTCTAAAATTTTTAGGTGACGCTTGGTTAAATAGCTATACCCAAATTTTTaagtttcatttcaaaattttaattttatttctatcaaccaaacataaaatttaaaaatgaattcaTTCTCTCATTCCCAAATCTATAAATCAAACgaacatttttttttctcaaccaTGTAATTAAAAGAACTCTTAGGCATATGAAGATGTGTCCTTATATCACTCTTTAATTTAGAACTCACACATTATCTATACTCTCGGTTCATTTAGTTATTTTTAGCAAAAGTTTTAAGTAAAAGATGGGCATCTTGGGATATAAGAAAAGAATCTTGTGGGATTTTGTTAAAACAAGGCGAATCCCAAATTTGGCAATTCCACTCGTTGCACCGAAGCTACGACCTCGGACACGAAGTACCATCCTCGGATCGTTTCGAATCGTTTGGGACACGACGTTGGGGACGATGGATTTCCAGCTCAGCTACCTCTCCCTTTGCGGCTGGCCCACAGAATGTATCCAATGGCCGTACGTTGGTCCTGCTTCTTTGGGCGCGTTCTTCTCTGTCTCTTCGCTTCCGTACGCTTCAAAACCTCGCCGCCTACCTCCATTTGCCTTCCACGgccgcctctctctctctctctctctctctcttccttcgCCGTCGCCATGGCTTCCGGTAGATTGCCTAGCAGCGCGGATTTCCGTTCGTACTTTTGCCACCGATGCCGCCACAATGTGCCTCTCTTCTCCTCTGTCGCCGGCGACCTCGCCTGCCCCTTCTGCCGTGGCGGATTCCTCGAGGAGTCCCATACCCCTCCGCTCGCCCCTCCTTTTAGCACTCTGGATCCCTTCTTACCTCTCGCTTCCGGCGACAACCCCTTCCTTGGCCCCCCCTCTCCGCTCCCCTTCCTTGTGTCCTCTTCCGACAGCTTCGAGCTCCGCAGGCCGATGGAGCCCGCCGACGCTCTCAGCCCGGTCTCTCCCGGTCATTCTCCCTTCAGTCCCTTGCTCTTCCTCCAGGATGCCGTCCTCGACGGCGGCGGCGGCAACGGAGGAAACACAACAGGGGACTACTTCATGGACCTCGACCTCGAGACTCTGATTCAGCAGCTCGCGCAGAACGATCCCAATCGCTACGGCTCGCCGCCCGCCGCTAAATCCTCCATTGAAGCCCTGCCGGACATCAAGGTCTCGCCTGAACCGGCTGGCTCCGAGGGATCCCAGTGCGCCGTGTGCTGGGACGCCTTCGAGGCCGGCGGTGTGGCAAAACAGATGCCCTGCAAGCACA
It contains:
- the LOC122026769 gene encoding E3 ubiquitin-protein ligase RING1-like, giving the protein MAVRWSCFFGRVLLCLFASVRFKTSPPTSICLPRPPLSLSLSLSSFAVAMASGRLPSSADFRSYFCHRCRHNVPLFSSVAGDLACPFCRGGFLEESHTPPLAPPFSTLDPFLPLASGDNPFLGPPSPLPFLVSSSDSFELRRPMEPADALSPVSPGHSPFSPLLFLQDAVLDGGGGNGGNTTGDYFMDLDLETLIQQLAQNDPNRYGSPPAAKSSIEALPDIKVSPEPAGSEGSQCAVCWDAFEAGGVAKQMPCKHIYHKDCILPWLALHNSCPVCRFQLPAMEENSTASATGDSVGSRRSQRNFSSSIPWRFTPHEVHNSSSNSDNNNDANSGH